ttttgcaaaagccaaaagccaaccaaagggcctaaaagctctacatgcttttgcccaaaagctacttttgctctagtacaaaatcaaaagcaccttcccccctgctttcaagtgcttttggggtaaaaaattacccacctgccactggttatgatGTACCCTTTCAGATCTATTTTTTCTACCGCACGCACagacctctcctctcctccgttcACCCGCACAGCGCCATCTCCCCACCCGTCGCCCGCCGGCCTTcctcccctggccgccggccggccgtccgccTCTCCTGGCCGCCGGCCAGGCACCATCGCCGCCCCTGGCCGCTGGGCCTCGCGCCTCCGCCCCCTGACGGCCGTTCGCCGCCCCCATCGttgggcccccgccgccggccccgtgacgcccgccaccggcccccAACGCCGGGCCGCCGTCACCGTCCCCCGGAaggacaccgccgccgccccctaatTGCCGCCGCCGGGCTCATCACCGCCCCCCTCCCGACGCTCGACGCCACCCCCATAGtcaggcccccgccgccgcccgagtgACGCCCGCCGCCCCagtgacggccgccgccgcccccctgaggctcgccgccggccccctgacggcctcctcctcctcctgacgcccgccgccgggccccCATCACCGCCCCCCCCGACGCCCGGCGTCGGCCCCCGACGCCCGTCGCCTCCCCTGACCGTCGGGGCTCCATCGCCGCcccccgacggccgccgccagctGCCGAGCCCGCGTCACCCCCTGagcgcccgccgccgggcccTGAGCGCCCACCGCCGGGCCTGCCGCCCCCTTGAACAGGAGGGCGCCCCATCGCCGGCTCCTGCCCCTGCTCCTGGTGACTGACCAGGAGCATATAGTGGTATGTATcagctattttttttataatttataacAGTTGTTTAGTGTAAATTATTTACACTAATTCAATTGTTTTATGTTATCAGGTACAATTACAACATAAAATCAAATAGGAAGCTACCTGCGAAAAGGAATTTCTTAAGGTATGAACAATCAATTGTACTAGTATTTGACTTACCTATCAACATCCACTATAGCCTACTTATGAGATAAAGCACTTCTCTACTATCAGTATGGTTAAATGCAAAATGATAATTCAAAACTATATAATGGATGAACGTTTGTACTTTGacatctatgcttatttatttctCATTAGTTTAATAGTTGGATAGTTGGCTTCATAGTTATGACTTAGCTTAGTTCTTATGAGTTTTATTTGATTGGTTGAAGAATGGGTGATAAGGCGGATTGGGGTGATACTTTTTTAAGGCATTTGATTGATGCttgcaaagaagagattgaagcagGGAATAGGCCGATGGGAATTTTCACTACTACCGGTTGGAAGAATGTTGTTTTcaagtttgcagaaaaatccggtgatacgagaacaaaaaaacaattgaagaacaagttagatcTTCTGAAAAAGGAGCATGTCACGTTTATGGAGTTCAAGAATTGTGCAACTGGTCTTGGATGGGATGAGGCAAAACAAACTGTTGACTGCTCAGACGAATGGTGGGACGAACACCTTGTTGTAAGAACTATGTTTCTTGATAATTATATTCTTCCCATTCTTTCTTATGGTGTGtcttgctaattttttttttctaattgtaGAGATGCAACAATCGTGAGAAAGGAATCAAATGCCACCATACTAAGTTTCGAAAACAAGGACCTAAGTTTCTCGATGACCTGCATATTTTGTTTGGCACGGCACATGTGACTGGGTCTTCTGCATCCTGTCCTGGAGATATATCATCCAATGAGGCAAGTGATGATAATATGGATGAGGTAGTGAAACCTACGCAGAAGGATATGACAGTGAACCTAGGAAAAAGGAAACGCAAGGGTACCTCTATTGgtgttgaagagaaggatgagaagagcccattctttCGTTTGTACAAGTCCActtgtttgaagatagaaaatgctgcagagaggatctccacaagtgttgaagcatcatcagctcctccaactaacctagttcctaccattacagagactatgaagatggtgaaagaaTGTGGGGTGCAAGAAGGAACTGCTCTAATGCACACAGCCGCTTCCCTAATTGTTAAACCTGAATTTAGGGAGCTCTTTAGCTCTCTAGAAACAGCTAAAGGCAGACTGGATTTGATTGAGAGGGAGCTAGaaaaggagatgatgaagcgCCACTGATTTGTTTGCCTGTTTGTCAAATTATTTATTGTCATATGTGACAACAATTTCCCTATGTTGAACCATAATTTGTTACCCTATATTGAAACATTATTTATCTATTAGTGTGTTATGTTGAGCTTTTTCATTTAGTATTGTCAAAATATTTGttgtatttaattattaatGTACTAATGTCTCATGTAGATGGATGATAGATTGGGAGACGTGGCTAAAGGAGGGCAAAAAGGACTACTACTGCTAGCTGAACTTGCACAGCATGCTGGTGCTATTGGAGAAATGGGCAACTTGTATACTGAGCGGTACTTGCACAAAGCTGAATACAGGGAAACGTCAGAAACTGGAATTCAATGGGTGATGAGGTGTATGTCACGTCCGAGatatttttataagatgtttcgGATGAGCACCGAGATTTTTGATAAACTTCATAATTTGCTAGTCTCTACTTACGGATTGACCTCAACCAACAATGTTTCGTCTATTGAGTTATTGGCAATGTTCTTGTGGATCGTCGGAggaccacaatctttttcacaagctgaaaatcGTTTCACACGGTCACTTTGGACAGTTCACATGAAGTTTCACGAAGTGTTGAAATGTTTGCGCAAGTTAGCTAAGGACAATATTAAGCCGAGGGATCCTACTTTTTCTACggagcatgaaagggtgagagagGACCGTTTTTTGCCATACTTTAAAGAcgcaattggagcaatagatggttcaCATGTCAAAGTGGTAGTACCAGTGGACGAAGTGGTTAACCACACATACCgtcatggatatacatctcaaaatgtgctagctatttgtgactttgatatgaggttcacctttgcggttgccgggtggccgggttctgcacatgacacacgtatcctcaatcatgcattggcaaattttccttcatttcccatgcctcctaaaggtatacatgattctttcaacaaattagcaatatttgtattattatgtacctTACTAACTTGATTTTGTAGGAAAGTATTATCTCGTGGACTCAGGTTACCCAAACCGAATTGGGTATCTTGCGCCTTTCAAAGGAAGCACATACCATATACCAGAATTTCAGCATCGTTCGGGGCCTCCTCAAGGAAAGTACGAGATGTTCAATTTTttgcattcatctcttcgtaatgtcattgaaaggtcttttggagtcttaaagcagaagtggcgtattttgaaggacatgccaagtttctcacctcgtactcagaaacatatcattatggcttgtcttgcattgcataattttattcgtgatagcaatttgtgtgataaggagttcaagagatgtgatgatgatgaggattacttggtacaacatacatgtggtatgagacaaacacaaggagatgatagtgatgatgtggagaatgaggataccatAAATACCATTCGCactaggatagctgatgctttggttagtgcgagaggaggagagtaatgttgagggctggcatccttgtatagaactttttgatggatatagttctatttatgtgaaccaattactttaatggatgaaaaacatataaaatttattttttgtttcttcttaaAATAGTGGTTTACATTTGAACTAGTGAACGCATTATTTtattacgagcaatttgcatataaacacactcacagacctttaggggcattagaggtatttcttacacagcctacagtttcacagcttctctaaccaaacggtcttctgcttttcccacagctgctttctcacagctgcttttccacagtCCACAGCttacagcagcttttccaaaagcgacagcccaaccaaacgcaccctgaTTCTCACTTCCCAAATATCGTCAACCACTTTGTATTCCAATGAAATAATGAACAGAAAGCTCAATACTAAGTACATGTAAAAATATGTAGCTTTTAGGTCCTGACAAAATAGATCACACACACCATGATTTCGTATAAAACAGAAAGGTTAAAGCATTCCCAGATTAGGGATGAAGAAACGAGCAACAGAAATGTCAATGCAACAAAGCCAATAACAAGAAACAATCGATCACCCAAGAAAGTACAAGCTAACCTGGACTTGGAAATCAACCAGCAAAGTGATATGCCTTGAAGAGTTCGATAGACACGATCAAACGTTTCAGTCACCACACGTGATAAAATCCCCTGTTTTTTGAACAGATTTTAAACGATAGAGAAGCAATCCGACGACCAAACAATCCTAGAAAGCAAATCCTAAACTAATTGTCCGGTTTCCATGGAAAAGAGCAACAGTGGGGGACCTGACCTGTGACGTTTGGCTGCGGTAGCTTACTTGGATTCAATAAGAAACGGTACATATACTATATATCCAACCCAACAAGCTAATCAACTAACAGAAGACAAAACACAAACATATGATCAAAGAAACCACCAAACTTTCAGTCCCCGCACTAAAAGACACTGATACTTGTACAGATACAAACATCACTTGATCGAGAAGCAATCCGAGAATCCAAGTAAACCAAGTTCTGACA
Above is a genomic segment from Setaria viridis chromosome 4, Setaria_viridis_v4.0, whole genome shotgun sequence containing:
- the LOC140222591 gene encoding uncharacterized protein — encoded protein: MGDKADWGDTFLRHLIDACKEEIEAGNRPMGIFTTTGWKNVVFKFAEKSGDTRTKKQLKNKLDLLKKEHVTFMEFKNCATGLGWDEAKQTVDCSDEWWDEHLVRCNNREKGIKCHHTKFRKQGPKFLDDLHILFGTAHVTGSSASCPGDISSNEASDDNMDEVVKPTQKDMTVNLGKRKRKGTSIGVEEKDEKSPFFRLYKSTCLKIENAAERISTSVEASSAPPTNLVPTITETMKMVKECGVQEGTALMHTAASLIVKPEFRELFSSLETAKGRLDLIERELEKEMMKRH